The Nitrospira sp. genome includes a region encoding these proteins:
- a CDS encoding exodeoxyribonuclease V subunit gamma: protein MLRVVTGRFHPSLESALVDQLHRAQTDDLFAPVAILVPSKTLLDRLKCLLSRERQSTLLNVHFLTFHQFALRLADEIHSQDGTTRIRVVDDLFFEQLVRYLTRNRPSGLAPLQQIGHASGTWAALWSTIRDLKDAGVDPIAAIQGVAEEYFGQDEPDQLQALFSLYAAVEEVGKTLGVGTVDDFTESLIPFVPSSPFLASLTHLFYYGFYDLTQVQLSLLETVRATVQTTLFFPLEEDTSYKFAQRFFDRHISPLGAGPNARATLPQPGQTVGAGPVTLSISSVIGAEEELSSICRQILDLVETNGYQFDEIGVVARILDPYGGMLRDVFDRHCIPFVTNGSTPLIHEPLCKLLLQLASLPINDFYATMVLDVITSPLYRSSKLMEGSPHYRPEQWKAMVSALRITHGRDEWERVKQASRSVLTLQDEGDEEIQGGALDVAPEVATLCWQVVEKLFQSCEAVPARGTARELVDALEQLVSRHLSRREEANPGKESPNETRCDSIWQVIEQTWDKVRALDALGEELSWAEFVELLQHALERASVPISSVPNQGVVVLDAMAARGIPFRALFVLGLNEKHFPRYIREDPFLRDRYRVVLDSTLGFKIDEKLAGYDEETLLFTLLCQAATQRLYLSYQRADENGRVSVVSPYVESGTSRLNQSDCPVETVPRRLTDRVAYQPAIRQYLSPAELVRWMVLQGQDPASFLQARGHDAELCRHAVTAVAGIEQDVPSLTPFDGQTGPLLSHWARVMRRGMAPTPLERYARCPFQYFGTDVLHLEPVRFVRRKEPDALALGILIHSALRHCYESFIEKGWPATGLAQETIRRSAEEAVAKAAGDCEREHPPGLFLLWELAKEQAVALVIATISFDQAAYAELPYQPIAFEQEATGTLSLVVEDESVELKIQGRLDRLDRHRDSGALRIIDYKYKTGSVMKTEDRNLRQSAVRGGRLQPPFYARLDLAGLGTTEEVQLLFLAPHWPRPIDHSVFMKRDWSGNAGALLQDSIERLVTGLKTGQFFILPGTYCQTCEYRVACRREHQLSWWRSYRATESKDLRSLRTMKVQDE from the coding sequence ATGCTCCGCGTTGTCACCGGGCGATTCCATCCCTCACTTGAATCAGCTCTCGTCGATCAACTCCATCGCGCACAGACAGACGATCTCTTTGCCCCTGTTGCGATTCTTGTCCCATCGAAAACGCTGCTTGATCGACTCAAATGTCTGCTCAGTCGTGAGCGACAGAGTACTCTCCTCAATGTCCATTTCCTCACCTTTCATCAATTCGCCCTTCGCCTTGCGGATGAAATCCACAGTCAGGATGGGACGACGAGAATTCGTGTTGTTGACGATCTGTTTTTCGAGCAGCTTGTCCGCTACCTCACAAGAAATCGGCCCTCTGGCTTGGCACCCCTTCAACAGATCGGACATGCCTCCGGGACATGGGCGGCCCTCTGGTCAACCATTCGTGACCTGAAGGACGCCGGGGTTGATCCGATTGCAGCGATCCAAGGTGTCGCAGAAGAGTATTTTGGTCAAGATGAACCTGATCAGCTCCAGGCCTTGTTCTCTTTGTATGCGGCCGTGGAAGAGGTCGGCAAGACACTTGGGGTTGGGACGGTTGATGATTTCACTGAATCCCTGATCCCGTTTGTTCCGTCGTCTCCCTTCCTGGCGTCGCTCACACACCTGTTCTATTACGGATTTTATGACCTCACGCAAGTGCAACTCTCGCTGCTTGAGACAGTACGTGCAACAGTGCAGACCACACTCTTCTTCCCGCTGGAGGAAGACACCTCTTACAAGTTTGCGCAACGTTTCTTCGATCGGCATATCAGCCCACTGGGTGCAGGTCCCAACGCACGTGCGACGTTGCCGCAACCGGGTCAGACTGTCGGTGCCGGCCCTGTGACCTTGTCGATCTCCAGCGTCATCGGAGCGGAAGAAGAATTGTCTTCCATCTGTCGCCAGATCCTCGATCTCGTCGAGACGAACGGATATCAATTTGATGAAATCGGGGTCGTGGCCAGGATCTTAGATCCCTATGGGGGGATGCTGCGGGACGTCTTTGATCGGCATTGTATTCCCTTCGTGACGAATGGAAGCACTCCACTGATCCACGAGCCGCTCTGCAAGCTTCTGTTACAACTGGCCTCTTTGCCGATCAACGATTTCTACGCCACGATGGTTTTGGACGTCATTACCTCACCGCTGTATCGATCGTCAAAGCTCATGGAGGGGAGCCCGCACTATCGACCTGAACAATGGAAGGCCATGGTCTCCGCTCTGCGTATCACTCATGGCCGTGATGAATGGGAGCGGGTGAAGCAGGCGAGCCGGTCCGTGCTGACGCTGCAAGATGAAGGGGATGAGGAGATTCAGGGAGGCGCTCTGGATGTGGCACCGGAAGTGGCGACTCTGTGCTGGCAGGTCGTCGAAAAATTGTTCCAATCCTGTGAAGCGGTGCCCGCGCGAGGTACGGCCCGAGAACTCGTGGATGCGCTTGAACAGCTGGTCTCTCGCCATCTGTCTCGACGGGAGGAAGCGAATCCCGGGAAGGAAAGCCCTAATGAGACGCGATGTGATTCGATATGGCAGGTTATCGAACAGACCTGGGACAAGGTGCGAGCGCTCGATGCCTTGGGAGAAGAACTGAGTTGGGCAGAATTTGTTGAGCTGCTGCAGCATGCCTTGGAGCGTGCCTCAGTACCGATCAGTTCTGTTCCCAATCAGGGAGTGGTGGTGCTCGATGCTATGGCGGCGCGCGGAATTCCCTTTCGGGCGCTGTTTGTCCTTGGACTGAACGAAAAGCACTTCCCTCGCTATATCCGCGAGGACCCGTTTCTGCGGGATCGTTATCGAGTCGTCCTCGACAGCACCCTTGGATTTAAGATCGATGAAAAGTTGGCCGGCTACGATGAGGAGACGTTGTTGTTCACCCTGCTCTGCCAGGCTGCCACCCAGCGGCTGTATCTCTCCTATCAACGGGCTGATGAAAATGGGCGTGTATCCGTCGTTTCGCCCTACGTCGAGTCGGGGACTAGCCGGCTTAATCAGAGTGATTGTCCCGTTGAAACGGTCCCACGTCGTCTCACGGATCGAGTGGCCTACCAGCCTGCCATACGCCAGTATCTTTCACCCGCCGAGCTCGTCAGGTGGATGGTGCTGCAGGGACAAGACCCAGCTTCGTTCTTGCAGGCTAGGGGGCATGATGCCGAGTTGTGCCGTCATGCAGTAACGGCAGTGGCCGGGATCGAACAGGATGTCCCGTCGCTTACGCCATTCGATGGTCAAACTGGTCCGCTTCTCTCTCACTGGGCTCGCGTCATGCGGCGTGGGATGGCTCCGACCCCGCTTGAACGGTATGCGCGCTGCCCCTTTCAATACTTCGGGACGGACGTGCTCCATCTTGAGCCCGTTCGATTCGTACGCAGGAAAGAACCGGATGCGTTAGCGCTTGGGATCCTGATCCACTCGGCGCTTCGGCACTGCTATGAATCGTTTATTGAAAAGGGCTGGCCAGCCACTGGTCTGGCTCAGGAGACCATTCGCCGATCAGCTGAAGAAGCCGTGGCAAAGGCGGCAGGAGACTGCGAGCGGGAGCATCCGCCTGGACTGTTTCTCTTGTGGGAATTGGCCAAGGAACAAGCTGTGGCCTTAGTGATCGCCACGATTTCATTCGATCAAGCGGCCTACGCTGAGCTGCCGTATCAGCCGATTGCCTTCGAACAGGAGGCGACTGGCACGTTGTCGCTGGTGGTGGAGGACGAATCAGTCGAATTGAAGATTCAAGGCCGGCTCGACCGTCTAGACCGACATCGGGACAGTGGCGCGCTGCGCATCATCGATTATAAATACAAGACCGGCAGCGTCATGAAGACGGAAGACCGAAATCTCCGTCAGTCGGCGGTTCGGGGGGGGCGATTGCAACCGCCGTTCTATGCGCGTCTGGACCTTGCCGGGCTAGGAACGACGGAGGAAGTTCAACTGCTCTTCCTGGCTCCACACTGGCCGAGACCAATCGATCACTCAGTATTCATGAAACGGGATTGGTCTGGAAATGCTGGCGCATTACTCCAAGACTCGATTGAACGGTTGGTGACCGGGCTCAAGACCGGTCAGTTTTTTATTCTGCCCGGCACCTATTGCCAGACTTGTGAGTACCGGGTGGCCTGTCGTCGTGAACATCAGTTGAGCTGGTGGCGGTCGTATCGAGCGACGGAGTCCAAAGATCTCCGATCCTTGCGCACGATGAAGGTGCAGGATGAGTAA
- a CDS encoding DUF3817 domain-containing protein, producing MNPIKRFRLTALAEGSSFLVLLFLAMPMKYLMGMPRVVTVVGAIHGILFLVYVAQLAKLRATYQWDNRFSFYAFLASLLPFGPFVFDKHLRQKEIAVN from the coding sequence ATGAATCCGATCAAGAGATTTAGACTGACGGCCTTGGCTGAAGGCAGTTCATTCTTGGTGTTACTGTTCCTGGCAATGCCGATGAAGTACTTGATGGGAATGCCGAGGGTGGTGACCGTCGTGGGAGCGATTCACGGAATCTTGTTTTTAGTCTATGTTGCCCAGTTGGCAAAGTTGCGGGCTACCTATCAATGGGATAACCGGTTTTCCTTCTATGCCTTTCTGGCCTCTCTTCTCCCGTTCGGGCCATTCGTGTTCGACAAACATCTTCGTCAGAAAGAAATTGCTGTAAACTGA
- a CDS encoding DEAD/DEAH box helicase family protein — protein sequence MKRLPAWTAPLRDWQQRALSAVCTHQTKDFLAMATPAAGKTRFALRVAHELMHTQAAVRVLVVCPTNHLRTQWSEAAGKIGLQLDPTLTNDQPAEASDYHGAVVTYQQVCLAPESFQRVCKNKKTLLIFDELHHAGDGKNWGKALRSAFEPAVFRLILSGTPFRSDNNPIPFVRYEHDESRADFAYGYTEAIRDDVCRPIVFPSYEGELSWLSDGREHQATFQDGLTFNRQRERLKTALLQDTWLGPVITDAHAQLTRLRKEEQPDAGGLIVCMDQDHARWVAELVARVTGTKAEVAVSDDPAASHTIEEFATHKKQQWLVAVNMVSEGVDIPRLRVGVYGTNVITEMYFRQVVGRFVRMQEGLPKPQRAWLYLPKDPVLVHYAKQIKAERDHVLEEIMPAGQRDLFGRVTVSTNEYVPLMAVARMDSLIGEEETRGEGDAAAVQEPAVSLYEQKQDLRDLHRLLVSAVSRTSGIDHRRLNAELIARTGSRVDQATVEQLKKRIQLLEKWKERGYDGKR from the coding sequence ATGAAGAGATTGCCTGCCTGGACTGCACCTCTGCGTGACTGGCAGCAACGAGCGCTGTCGGCGGTCTGTACCCATCAGACAAAAGACTTTTTGGCGATGGCCACGCCTGCCGCGGGCAAGACGCGGTTTGCGCTGAGGGTCGCGCATGAGTTGATGCACACGCAAGCGGCGGTCCGAGTACTGGTCGTTTGCCCGACCAATCACCTTCGTACCCAATGGTCGGAAGCCGCGGGGAAGATCGGGCTCCAGCTTGATCCAACTCTGACCAACGATCAGCCGGCTGAAGCGTCCGACTATCACGGAGCGGTGGTGACCTATCAACAGGTTTGCCTTGCTCCAGAGAGTTTTCAGCGAGTATGCAAGAACAAGAAGACGTTGCTTATCTTCGACGAGCTCCACCATGCCGGTGATGGGAAGAACTGGGGAAAGGCGCTTCGCTCGGCATTTGAGCCGGCGGTGTTTCGGTTGATTTTATCTGGTACGCCGTTTCGGTCGGATAACAATCCGATCCCGTTTGTCCGGTACGAACATGACGAAAGCCGGGCCGATTTTGCCTATGGGTACACCGAGGCGATCCGAGACGATGTCTGTCGGCCAATTGTTTTTCCGAGCTACGAGGGTGAGCTGAGTTGGCTCTCCGACGGTCGTGAACATCAAGCGACATTTCAAGACGGATTGACATTCAATCGGCAACGCGAACGGTTGAAAACGGCGTTGCTGCAAGATACCTGGCTGGGTCCGGTCATTACCGATGCCCATGCCCAGTTGACACGCCTTCGGAAGGAGGAGCAGCCGGATGCAGGCGGACTAATCGTCTGCATGGATCAAGATCATGCACGCTGGGTGGCAGAGCTCGTCGCGCGAGTGACCGGTACGAAGGCGGAGGTAGCGGTGTCTGACGATCCCGCCGCCTCACACACGATCGAAGAGTTTGCCACGCATAAAAAGCAGCAGTGGCTGGTGGCGGTCAACATGGTGAGTGAAGGTGTGGATATTCCACGACTACGTGTCGGTGTCTATGGCACGAACGTGATCACGGAAATGTATTTCCGGCAGGTCGTGGGCCGGTTTGTCCGTATGCAAGAGGGCTTACCGAAGCCGCAACGGGCCTGGCTCTATCTGCCGAAGGATCCGGTCCTCGTGCATTATGCCAAGCAGATCAAGGCGGAGCGTGATCATGTGTTGGAAGAGATCATGCCGGCAGGGCAGCGGGATCTCTTTGGGCGAGTGACGGTCTCGACGAACGAATATGTTCCCTTGATGGCCGTTGCGAGGATGGATAGCCTGATCGGTGAAGAGGAGACGCGCGGTGAGGGCGATGCGGCGGCAGTTCAAGAACCGGCGGTTTCACTCTATGAGCAGAAGCAAGACCTACGAGACCTTCATCGCTTGCTTGTCAGCGCCGTTTCCAGAACCAGTGGCATCGATCATCGCCGACTTAATGCGGAACTGATTGCACGAACCGGTAGCCGTGTCGACCAGGCGACGGTCGAACAGCTCAAGAAACGCATTCAACTGCTCGAGAAATGGAAAGAGCGAGGCTACGATGGAAAACGATGA
- a CDS encoding DUF4124 domain-containing protein, which produces MKAFILSTAAGLLFSPTVSMAELYKWTDEQGHLHITDAPPAGTHKKSALIVTPAPQSALPRRARAQPVAPERPRAEARPLQAPSGMSPTSDQPPLELTIEGLNPFRAMAISPWQVFNGSERDARAPVQSWKDKQGLEHLVDVLPAMKGGAEAGGKVEDLSIPRPMRKGKEQATGVARSRHHATE; this is translated from the coding sequence ATGAAGGCATTCATTCTGAGCACAGCAGCCGGACTGCTTTTCTCTCCGACCGTGAGCATGGCAGAGCTCTATAAATGGACCGATGAACAGGGGCATCTCCATATTACCGATGCGCCGCCTGCCGGTACGCACAAGAAATCCGCGCTGATCGTGACGCCAGCTCCGCAATCAGCATTGCCGCGGAGGGCGCGAGCTCAGCCGGTCGCGCCCGAGCGGCCTCGCGCAGAGGCTCGCCCGCTTCAGGCGCCAAGCGGAATGTCTCCAACGAGTGATCAACCGCCTCTAGAACTGACCATCGAAGGGTTGAACCCCTTCCGGGCCATGGCGATCAGTCCGTGGCAGGTCTTCAACGGCAGTGAGCGGGACGCCAGAGCACCGGTTCAATCATGGAAGGACAAACAGGGGCTTGAGCACCTTGTTGACGTGCTACCAGCCATGAAGGGAGGCGCGGAGGCGGGGGGCAAGGTCGAGGATTTGTCGATCCCGCGTCCTATGCGTAAGGGCAAGGAGCAGGCAACGGGAGTCGCGCGCTCGCGTCATCATGCGACAGAATGA
- a CDS encoding pyridoxamine 5'-phosphate oxidase family protein encodes MASALTSENVHDAWSALGQDVRTAVLLTMRNGRPFGSHVPYVFGSDWTRVYLHLSRLALHTQHLLADPRVSLFIAEPDGPEKNPLALRRINLQGEAAILSPDTSSYDVIKERYLERFPQAEMMFGFGDFALWEIKFDDAHFVLGFGQAFLSTATTPSRWVHQTVERVTPGKG; translated from the coding sequence ATGGCAAGCGCGTTGACCAGTGAGAACGTTCACGACGCATGGTCGGCACTGGGGCAAGATGTGCGCACCGCCGTATTACTGACGATGCGAAATGGACGGCCCTTTGGATCACATGTGCCGTATGTGTTCGGATCGGACTGGACTCGAGTCTATCTACACCTCAGCCGTCTCGCGCTCCACACACAGCACCTGTTGGCTGATCCACGGGTATCACTGTTCATTGCGGAACCCGATGGGCCCGAGAAAAACCCGCTGGCATTACGACGGATCAATCTTCAGGGCGAAGCAGCCATCCTCTCGCCTGATACATCATCCTACGATGTCATCAAAGAACGATACCTGGAGCGGTTCCCCCAGGCTGAGATGATGTTTGGTTTTGGCGACTTCGCTCTCTGGGAAATCAAATTTGACGATGCCCACTTTGTGCTCGGCTTCGGCCAAGCCTTCCTATCAACTGCTACGACACCATCAAGATGGGTCCATCAAACGGTGGAACGAGTGACTCCGGGGAAAGGCTGA
- a CDS encoding thioredoxin family protein, producing the protein MANITLLVSPSCGACPSAKSLWKQLRVKYSFSYREVDITTKDGQELADRHSVRAVPATIIDGKLTFVGVPSRESAEKAIQLKIKQREG; encoded by the coding sequence ATGGCAAACATTACTTTGCTGGTCTCACCTAGTTGTGGAGCCTGTCCTTCTGCGAAGAGCCTCTGGAAGCAGCTCCGGGTCAAGTACAGTTTTTCTTATCGTGAAGTGGATATCACCACTAAGGACGGACAGGAATTGGCTGATCGTCATTCTGTGCGGGCCGTGCCCGCGACAATTATCGACGGGAAGCTGACCTTCGTCGGGGTACCGAGCCGCGAGAGTGCAGAAAAGGCCATTCAATTGAAAATCAAACAACGGGAAGGATAG
- a CDS encoding endonuclease/exonuclease/phosphatase family protein, with protein sequence MFRHFFHIFLWLTAILGLFHSPALAEPVQDAQSRLRVLTYNLLHDGGWSGFFESGTHLEERLEMTIQELRRLQPDIIALQEASDSRKHGNVPQRIAEALGYQMVFEPATQHISGIGLLDRLITSAIGFKEGPAILSRYPIAASEVYDLPRCQRKLDPRILLRAEITAPDGPVQVFSAHTAKGDDCQLQRVGELFREHQGTGRAILMGDLNTGEQSPVLLGWQKDPGLIDVFRAANPGVSGGTVWQNIYVDWPTTDRRVDFIFVLDEGAGTSPVVHSSTLAFDQPGHLPNGDALWPSDHRGVVAEIEFLPLDRPRISQLPDVSPR encoded by the coding sequence ATGTTTCGCCACTTCTTCCATATCTTTCTCTGGCTTACCGCCATACTTGGACTCTTCCATTCACCGGCACTGGCCGAACCAGTCCAAGATGCCCAGTCTCGATTGCGCGTACTCACCTACAACCTGCTGCACGATGGGGGATGGTCTGGATTTTTCGAGAGCGGCACGCACCTCGAAGAGCGGTTGGAGATGACTATTCAAGAATTGAGGCGGTTACAGCCAGACATCATCGCACTACAAGAGGCCTCAGATAGCAGGAAGCATGGCAACGTCCCGCAACGGATTGCTGAAGCGCTCGGGTATCAGATGGTGTTCGAACCTGCCACACAACACATCTCTGGGATCGGTCTCTTAGATCGTCTGATCACCTCAGCCATCGGCTTCAAGGAAGGACCGGCTATCTTGAGTCGATATCCGATCGCTGCCTCGGAGGTCTACGATCTGCCTCGTTGCCAACGTAAATTGGATCCCCGCATTCTCTTGCGGGCTGAGATCACCGCGCCGGATGGACCAGTACAGGTCTTTTCCGCCCATACTGCCAAGGGGGATGACTGCCAGCTCCAGCGAGTCGGCGAGTTGTTTCGTGAACATCAAGGAACGGGACGCGCCATCCTCATGGGTGACTTGAATACGGGGGAGCAATCCCCGGTCCTCCTTGGATGGCAAAAAGACCCGGGCCTCATCGACGTCTTCCGGGCTGCCAATCCAGGTGTCTCCGGCGGAACCGTCTGGCAAAACATCTACGTCGATTGGCCCACCACCGATCGCCGCGTCGATTTTATTTTCGTCCTGGACGAAGGCGCTGGAACCAGTCCTGTGGTGCACTCAAGCACGCTGGCATTTGACCAACCTGGCCACCTTCCAAACGGTGACGCCCTCTGGCCATCCGACCACCGCGGCGTGGTGGCCGAGATTGAGTTCCTCCCGCTCGATCGTCCGCGAATCAGCCAGCTACCTGACGTAAGTCCTCGGTAA
- a CDS encoding DNA topoisomerase IV subunit A, with protein sequence MATKTKLPTVVEKKLISLADIVIQAAQRSKDPTLQIPIRALSNVSFNERKGLIEMGDKKQERSFFNVGMAKRFMQTVLVADALSELQRADLTTSLREIYYRTKHTIKDSHENTFDAQDESDPVIEDLEVSLAALREELHVSAENRGSIVGPVVFGDDGDRVDCSKLGKGGYSVPSIVEPEYLEIRRCTADFVLLVEKGTQWNRLSEDKFWRRYNCILLTGNGQPPRGVRRLACRLHEEHRLPVYVLVDNDPWGYYIYSVVKQGSINLAFESERMAIPKAKFVGLSSADPENYELPRNVGIKLNDKDIARAKELLNYQWFKKPAWQAEIKRMLASGLKYELDALANKDFQYLTKKYLPKKLQERDWLD encoded by the coding sequence ATGGCGACCAAGACAAAACTCCCCACAGTGGTTGAGAAAAAGCTGATCAGTCTGGCCGATATTGTCATCCAAGCGGCCCAACGGTCGAAAGACCCAACGCTTCAGATCCCGATTCGTGCCCTCTCGAATGTGTCTTTCAACGAGCGGAAGGGCCTGATTGAGATGGGGGACAAGAAACAGGAACGGTCGTTCTTCAACGTCGGTATGGCGAAGAGATTCATGCAGACGGTGCTGGTAGCGGATGCGCTCTCTGAGTTGCAGCGTGCCGATCTCACGACGTCGCTTCGAGAAATTTACTATCGTACAAAACACACGATCAAAGATTCTCACGAGAATACCTTCGATGCGCAGGACGAATCCGATCCGGTTATTGAAGATCTTGAGGTGTCGCTCGCCGCGCTTCGAGAAGAGCTCCATGTCAGTGCCGAAAACAGAGGCAGTATCGTGGGGCCGGTGGTCTTCGGTGATGACGGCGATCGTGTCGATTGTTCGAAGCTCGGGAAGGGCGGGTACTCGGTTCCCTCGATCGTCGAGCCGGAATATCTGGAGATCCGGCGCTGCACAGCGGACTTCGTGCTGCTCGTCGAGAAGGGCACGCAGTGGAACAGGCTTTCGGAGGACAAGTTCTGGCGTCGCTATAACTGTATCCTCTTAACCGGAAACGGTCAGCCTCCTCGTGGTGTGCGGCGCCTAGCCTGCCGGTTGCACGAGGAACATCGACTGCCGGTTTATGTGCTGGTCGATAACGATCCCTGGGGGTACTACATCTATTCCGTCGTCAAGCAAGGCTCGATCAATCTGGCCTTCGAGAGCGAACGGATGGCCATTCCCAAAGCCAAGTTCGTGGGCCTGTCGAGTGCCGATCCTGAGAACTATGAACTGCCGCGCAATGTCGGCATCAAGCTCAACGACAAGGATATTGCCCGTGCGAAGGAATTGTTGAACTACCAGTGGTTCAAGAAGCCGGCCTGGCAGGCGGAGATTAAGCGCATGCTGGCCAGTGGATTGAAGTACGAACTCGATGCGTTGGCGAATAAAGACTTCCAATATCTCACCAAAAAATATCTGCCCAAAAAACTTCAGGAACGGGATTGGCTTGATTAG
- a CDS encoding DNA topoisomerase VI subunit B, with translation MTAVEMGARQREISVSEFFTKNRHLLGFDNPRKALLTCVKEAVDNALDACEEAGILPDVTVRLEIVSNGQPIAASQANRFRVTVTDNGPGIVRQQIPRIFAKLLYGSKFHRLRMSRGQQGIGISAAGMYGQLTTGKPVKIISRIGPKAAAHFFEVQIDTKKNEPLVHENKQIDWEQPRGTQVTLEVEGKYQKGRASVDEWLEQTSIANPHVKLIYHTPEGETKEYARTYHELPPQPREIKPHPYGIEFGMLLKMLQDTKSHTVAGFLESDFCRVSAQIAEEICKAAKVSPEAKPRELKGPVAETLYKTLQETKLMAPPTNCISPIGEKAILSGLYKQIKGEFYTAVSRPPAVYRGNPFIIEAGLAYGNRPQDQNKPQQPAMPKAEGEGEEEDSELARVIRYANRVPLLYQQSACSTFKAVLSTTWKNYGLTQSRGALPGGPMVIFVHMASVWVPFTSESKEAIADYDEIQKEITLALRECGRRLGLFVRRRERAASEFRRRNIFELYIEEVVEACNRLKGGKLQKEKLKEQLQKIASTRTGGQKTDQALGKTGAGPEGLPHSIIVTAEGIEGETAVASQVEVDQAGMRPKATSDLLGETPSVEEPTSKEPAIKARPTEKSTRKVAVKSEQTMLFARKSGSKAEPVKQGKSTASRKHK, from the coding sequence GTGACCGCGGTGGAGATGGGAGCGCGCCAGCGGGAAATTTCCGTTTCGGAATTTTTCACGAAGAACCGGCATCTGCTCGGCTTCGACAATCCACGCAAAGCGCTGCTGACGTGCGTGAAAGAGGCGGTCGACAACGCACTCGATGCCTGCGAAGAGGCAGGGATCCTCCCTGACGTGACGGTTCGGCTTGAGATCGTGTCGAACGGGCAACCGATTGCAGCAAGCCAAGCGAACCGATTTCGTGTGACGGTCACCGACAACGGGCCCGGTATCGTTCGTCAACAGATCCCTCGAATCTTTGCAAAGCTGCTGTATGGATCGAAGTTCCATCGTCTACGGATGAGTCGAGGGCAACAGGGGATCGGTATCTCCGCGGCCGGCATGTATGGACAGCTGACGACCGGCAAACCGGTCAAGATTATTTCCCGGATCGGGCCGAAAGCCGCCGCGCATTTCTTCGAAGTCCAGATCGACACGAAGAAGAACGAACCGCTGGTGCATGAGAACAAGCAGATCGATTGGGAGCAACCGCGCGGCACTCAAGTGACGCTGGAAGTGGAAGGCAAGTATCAGAAGGGCCGTGCGTCAGTCGACGAATGGCTGGAGCAGACCTCGATCGCCAATCCCCATGTAAAGTTGATCTATCACACGCCGGAAGGGGAGACGAAAGAGTATGCGCGCACCTATCACGAGCTCCCGCCGCAACCGCGCGAAATCAAGCCCCATCCCTATGGGATTGAGTTTGGCATGTTGCTCAAGATGTTGCAGGATACGAAGAGCCACACGGTTGCGGGGTTTCTCGAAAGTGATTTTTGTCGGGTATCTGCTCAGATTGCAGAGGAGATTTGTAAGGCGGCGAAGGTATCGCCTGAGGCCAAGCCACGTGAGCTGAAGGGGCCGGTGGCTGAAACGCTCTACAAAACGCTGCAAGAGACGAAGCTCATGGCGCCGCCGACCAATTGCATTTCACCGATCGGTGAGAAGGCCATCCTCTCCGGACTCTATAAGCAAATTAAAGGTGAGTTTTATACGGCAGTCAGTCGGCCGCCGGCGGTGTACCGCGGCAACCCCTTCATCATTGAGGCTGGGCTGGCCTACGGCAACAGACCTCAAGATCAGAACAAGCCTCAGCAGCCAGCCATGCCGAAAGCTGAGGGTGAGGGTGAGGAGGAAGATTCAGAGCTGGCGCGGGTGATCCGTTACGCGAATCGCGTGCCGCTGTTGTATCAACAATCGGCCTGTTCGACTTTCAAGGCCGTGCTGAGCACGACGTGGAAGAACTACGGCTTGACACAGTCGCGTGGGGCCTTGCCTGGCGGGCCGATGGTGATCTTTGTGCATATGGCCTCGGTCTGGGTGCCGTTTACGAGTGAGTCTAAAGAAGCGATTGCGGACTACGATGAGATTCAAAAGGAAATCACTCTCGCACTTCGGGAGTGTGGTAGGCGGCTGGGTCTCTTCGTGCGTCGTCGCGAACGGGCTGCGAGCGAATTTCGGCGGCGAAATATCTTTGAGCTGTATATTGAAGAAGTCGTTGAGGCGTGCAATCGGCTTAAGGGGGGCAAGCTACAGAAAGAGAAATTGAAGGAACAGCTTCAGAAGATCGCTTCTACCCGCACCGGTGGTCAAAAAACTGACCAAGCCTTGGGTAAAACCGGAGCCGGGCCTGAAGGTCTGCCGCACTCCATCATCGTGACAGCCGAAGGTATCGAAGGCGAGACGGCAGTGGCCAGTCAAGTCGAGGTAGATCAAGCAGGAATGAGACCGAAGGCCACATCCGATTTGTTGGGAGAGACACCGTCTGTTGAGGAGCCGACCTCGAAAGAACCAGCGATCAAAGCGCGACCTACTGAGAAATCGACGAGGAAGGTAGCTGTGAAATCAGAGCAGACGATGCTCTTTGCGCGCAAGTCTGGTTCAAAAGCGGAGCCTGTCAAGCAGGGTAAGTCCACCGCTTCCCGCAAACATAAATAG